In the bacterium genome, one interval contains:
- the cas1_2 gene encoding CRISPR-associated endonuclease Cas1, protein MPALYVTEPGAVVRVTGDSLLVTLDADPDGAGPLPERRRTLLEAEPHRLELIALVGRTHITGPAIELALDRGISVAWFSWNGRLLGRLVPAGASQADLRLRQYADHQDAAVRFRRARETVAAKLENGIRLLEELRANDADRPVFGEALAALRDHRSTLQQAEGPEALLGYEGLAAREYFQGLGGGFRQEITFAGRQRRPPPDPANALLSFGYTLLTQRLAGWIEARGLDPDLGYFHEVRPGRPSLALDLLEEFRAPVVDRLVLRVCNLRILRPEHFEVDPEDPGGVQLTRAGLKLFFKEWEACLARPLKDATTQEALPVPALCQRQINHLAMALRRGEPYLPFLWGR, encoded by the coding sequence ATGCCTGCGCTCTATGTCACCGAACCGGGGGCGGTGGTGCGGGTCACCGGCGACAGTCTCCTGGTGACGCTGGATGCCGATCCCGACGGGGCAGGACCCCTGCCGGAACGACGTCGGACCCTGCTGGAGGCAGAACCTCATCGCCTGGAGCTGATCGCGCTGGTTGGCCGGACGCACATCACCGGCCCCGCCATCGAACTGGCACTGGACCGGGGGATCAGCGTCGCCTGGTTCAGCTGGAATGGCCGACTCCTGGGACGGCTGGTGCCGGCCGGAGCCAGTCAGGCCGACCTGCGCCTGCGCCAGTATGCGGACCACCAGGACGCTGCAGTCCGCTTCCGCCGGGCCCGGGAGACCGTCGCCGCCAAACTGGAGAATGGCATCCGGCTGCTGGAAGAGCTCCGGGCCAATGATGCCGACCGCCCGGTGTTTGGGGAGGCGCTGGCAGCCCTGCGGGACCACCGGTCGACTCTGCAGCAGGCTGAAGGGCCTGAGGCCCTCCTGGGGTATGAGGGACTGGCAGCGCGGGAGTACTTTCAGGGGTTGGGCGGGGGCTTCCGGCAGGAGATCACCTTTGCGGGGCGGCAGCGTCGCCCGCCCCCCGACCCCGCCAATGCGCTGTTGTCGTTCGGGTACACGCTCTTGACCCAGCGGCTGGCGGGCTGGATTGAAGCCCGGGGGCTGGACCCGGACCTGGGGTACTTCCATGAGGTGCGTCCGGGACGCCCGAGCCTGGCGCTGGACCTGCTGGAGGAGTTCCGGGCCCCCGTGGTGGACCGGCTGGTCCTGCGGGTCTGCAATCTGCGGATACTCCGGCCGGAGCATTTTGAAGTCGATCCGGAAGACCCGGGGGGCGTGCAACTGACCCGGGCCGGGCTGAAGCTCTTCTTTAAGGAATGGGAAGCTTGCCTGGCCCGCCCCCTGAAGGACGCCACGACGCAGGAAGCGCTCCCGGTGCCCGCGCTCTGTCAGCGGCAAATCAACCATCTGGCGATGGCGCTGCGTCGTGGGGAGCCCTATCTCCCCTTTCTCTGGGGCAGGTAA
- the cas2_2 gene encoding CRISPR-associated endoribonuclease Cas2: MPATPLRYVCAYDIPDNRRRLRVARVLEGYGDRVQLSVFEAVLSQEQLDTLVTEVTAELELGEDALTIYPLCAACAGRMHRLGRAGEGVPPGSEEVFIV, translated from the coding sequence ATGCCAGCGACCCCGCTGCGTTATGTCTGCGCGTATGACATCCCGGACAACCGTCGCCGGCTGCGGGTGGCCCGGGTGCTGGAAGGGTATGGCGACCGGGTGCAACTCAGCGTCTTTGAAGCCGTCCTCTCACAGGAGCAGCTCGACACGCTGGTGACCGAAGTCACGGCGGAACTGGAGCTGGGGGAGGACGCCCTGACGATCTATCCACTCTGCGCGGCGTGCGCCGGGCGGATGCACCGCCTGGGCCGCGCCGGAGAAGGCGTGCCGCCGGGGAGCGAGGAGGTGTTCAT